TGGCCGGCACCGAGGAATTCGTCTCGGCCCAGGACCTGCACGCCGCCCTCCGGGCCTCCGGCTCCACCGTCGGCCTGGCCACCGTCTATCGGGCCCTGCAGGAGATGGCCACCGCCGGCGATCTGGACGCGGTGCGCAACGAGACCGGCGAGGTGCTCTACCGCCAGTGCGAGCAGCCGGCGCATCATCATCACCTGGTCTGCCGGTCGTGCGGGCTCACCCAGGAGGTGGCCGCGCCGAACGTCGAGAAGTGGGCCCGGGCGGTGGCCGAGGAGTACGGATACGTCGATCTGGACCATCAGGTGGAGTTGTTCGGCCTCTGCGCCGCATGCGCGGCCAAGCGCCCCTGACCCTGACGCCGACACCGGCCGAACCGCTCTCATCTCCCCCCGTCCACGACGAAACCCGGCATCCCCGTCTCGCCGGGAATGCCGGGTACGCGTTACGGATTGGTAACGACTTGCTGTGGCAAGCAACAGATCGGGCCGACCGACCGTCGAGGCGGTGAACCAACACGCACGACCCGGCAGGACAGACATCGGGCGGCTCGGTGCGGTTGCTGTGCAGCTCGAGGGGTGCCCGCACAGCTCGCCCGGTGATCGCTCCTGTTCGGGCAGTGGTGGGACCGCACTCCCAGCGCTGACGCAGCCCCTCTCGCGTCCCGGGATCGCCCGCCCCGACGGCTCGGAGTCTCCTACTTGACCTCGCGCTTCAGACTGCGGACGACGCCCACCACCGTCGGCAGCACGATCCAGAACGCGATCGACGTGGCGCTTTGCGCGGCGTGGCCGAAGGGCGTCGAGGACGACAGCCGGTCGAACGCGGAGAAGACGTCCAGCCAGTCCGAGTTGGATCCGAGCAGCGCCGGCCCGGCGGCGGAGTAGATGGTCGGCGCCACGAAGTACGCGGCCACCGCCACGGCGGTCTGGGCGCTGAGCGCCCCGAAGCCGGCGGCCATCGTCACCTGGAGCATGGAGATGATCAGGAAGCTGGTCAGTCCGCGCCCGAGGCCGGTGTAGTCGGCCGTGTGTCCGCTGATCAGACCGCCCACAGCCACCCCACCGAGGATCAGCAACTCGGCGGCCACGGTGGCCGCGGCGGCCAGCGCGATCGAGGCCACGAACTTCGCACCCAGCACCCGGCCGCGGCGCGGCGAGAGGGTGAACGTGGTGAGCGCGGTGCGCTGGGTCCACTCGGCGGTCATGCCGAGCAGCCCGATCATCGCGATGGCCATCCCGGCCGCGGTGAGCAGACCGGAGTACTCCTGCCAGGACGGCGGTCGGGTGGCGGTGTTGAACAGTTCCCAGGTCGTCCCGGCCAGCACGATGAACAGGACGGCGCCGAGGACGCCGAGGCCACTCCGGGTGCTGATCATCTTCCAGATTTCGACCCGGGTCAGGGCGGAGAATCGTTGGGGGGCAATGCGAGTGGTCGTGGCAACGGGAGTGGTCAGGGTTGTCATCAGGATCTTCCTTCTTGGGTGGGTGCGGGGTTCAGGCGGCGGCGGGGCTGGTGAGGCGGAAGAACACGTCCTCCAGACCACCGCCCTCGCCCAAGGCGGTCAGGACGGCTCCGGACGCGGCGGCGACCCGACCGACCTCTTCGGCCGAGCCGACGACGTGCAGGGAGCCGTCGTCCCGGGTGGTTGCGGTGAGTCCGGCGCCGGCCAGGGCCGCGGCCAGGGCCGGACCGTCGACCGCCCGGACGACCGTCCCACTACCGGCGAGCATCTCGTCCAAGGACCCGTCGGCGACGATGCGGCCGTTGCCGATCACCACCAGGCGATCGACGGTGGCCTGCACCTCGCCCAACAGGTGGCTGGAGAGCAGCACCGTCCCGCCGCCGGCGGCGAAGTCCTGCAGCAGCCCGCGCATCCAGCGGATGCCCTCCGGGTCCATGCCGTTGGCCGGTTCGTCCAGCACCAGCACCGACGGATCCCCGAGCAGGGCGTTCCCGATGCCGAGGCGCTGCCGCATGCCCAACGAGTAGTTGCCGACGCGACGCTTGGCCGCGCCGGCCAGACCGACCCGATCCAGCATCTGGACGGCCTCCTTCGCCGGAACGTCCAGCAGGCGGGCGGTGAGCTTCAGGGTCTCCAGACCGGTGCGGCCCGGGTGCTGGGCCGCGGCATCGAGCATGACGCCGATCAGCCGCCCTGGATTGGGCAGCCGCGCGTAGGACGACCCGTCGATGGTGACGTGGCCCGAGGTCGGCGGCGTCAGACCGGTGAGCATGCGCAGGGTGGTCGACTTGCCGGCGCCGTTGGGCCCGAGGAAGCCGGTGATGGAGCCGACCTCGCACCGGAAGGAGACGTTGTCGACCGCGAGGTG
This window of the Nakamurella panacisegetis genome carries:
- a CDS encoding ABC transporter ATP-binding protein, with protein sequence MINVENLTKRYAHHLAVDNVSFRCEVGSITGFLGPNGAGKSTTLRMLTGLTPPTSGHVTIDGSSYARLPNPGRLIGVMLDAAAQHPGRTGLETLKLTARLLDVPAKEAVQMLDRVGLAGAAKRRVGNYSLGMRQRLGIGNALLGDPSVLVLDEPANGMDPEGIRWMRGLLQDFAAGGGTVLLSSHLLGEVQATVDRLVVIGNGRIVADGSLDEMLAGSGTVVRAVDGPALAAALAGAGLTATTRDDGSLHVVGSAEEVGRVAAASGAVLTALGEGGGLEDVFFRLTSPAAA
- a CDS encoding Fur family transcriptional regulator, encoding MAVTQRRNTSQRAVITSLLAGTEEFVSAQDLHAALRASGSTVGLATVYRALQEMATAGDLDAVRNETGEVLYRQCEQPAHHHHLVCRSCGLTQEVAAPNVEKWARAVAEEYGYVDLDHQVELFGLCAACAAKRP